In Pseudonocardia cypriaca, a single genomic region encodes these proteins:
- a CDS encoding carbohydrate ABC transporter permease — MTAGTATPVAPPVPAPVAARTSRRTHEAIAAYGFLSPWIAGMLLLTVGPMVYSLYLSFTRYNLMTPAQWVGFDNYVRMFTADPRYLASVSVTLRYVAISVPLLLVVSLLVAMLLNKGMTFLAGYRAAFYLPSLIASSVAIAVLWRQVFGQDGIVNEVLALVGIEGGSWIGNPRTALSTLVVLHVWSFGSTMIIFLAGLRQVPKEYYEAAAVDGAGAVRRFVHITLPMLTPLIFFNLLLSTVNAFQAFTPAYVISGGEGGPLDSTLFYTLYLYQRGFANLEMGYASAMAWMLVVVLALFTAGLFASARFWVHYGDER, encoded by the coding sequence ATGACGGCCGGGACCGCCACGCCGGTCGCGCCGCCGGTACCGGCGCCGGTCGCGGCCCGTACGAGCAGGCGCACGCACGAGGCGATCGCGGCGTACGGGTTCCTGTCGCCGTGGATCGCCGGGATGCTGCTCCTGACCGTCGGCCCGATGGTCTACTCGCTCTACCTGTCGTTCACCCGCTACAACCTGATGACCCCGGCGCAGTGGGTGGGCTTCGACAACTACGTGCGGATGTTCACCGCCGACCCGCGCTACCTCGCGTCGGTGAGCGTCACGCTGCGGTACGTCGCGATCTCGGTGCCGCTGCTGCTCGTGGTGTCGCTGCTGGTGGCGATGCTGCTCAACAAGGGCATGACGTTCCTGGCCGGCTACCGCGCCGCGTTCTACCTGCCGTCGCTGATCGCCTCGAGCGTGGCGATCGCGGTGCTGTGGCGCCAGGTGTTCGGCCAGGACGGCATCGTCAACGAGGTGCTCGCCCTCGTCGGCATCGAGGGCGGCAGCTGGATCGGCAACCCGCGCACGGCGCTGTCGACGCTGGTGGTGCTGCACGTCTGGTCGTTCGGCTCCACCATGATCATCTTTCTGGCCGGGCTGCGGCAGGTGCCGAAGGAGTACTACGAGGCGGCCGCCGTGGACGGTGCGGGCGCGGTCCGCCGGTTCGTGCACATCACGCTGCCGATGCTGACGCCGCTGATCTTCTTCAACCTGCTGCTGTCGACGGTGAACGCGTTCCAGGCGTTCACGCCGGCGTACGTGATCTCCGGCGGCGAGGGCGGGCCGCTCGACTCCACGCTCTTCTACACGCTCTACCTCTACCAGCGTGGCTTCGCGAACCTCGAGATGGGCTACGCGTCGGCGATGGCCTGGATGCTCGTCGTCGTGCTGGCCCTGTTCACGGCGGGCCTGTTCGCCAGTGCCCGGTTCTGGGTCCACTACGGGGACGAACGATGA
- a CDS encoding TetR/AcrR family transcriptional regulator, giving the protein MRRTAEDTAATRAALVDAALFAFAREGVERATLGGIAEAAGVTRGAVYHHFADKDALLAAVLGETWEVVAAPVWAALDAPGLPLGDRLEAFALAWLTALHSDRRFAALMAVSLRAAAPSTGEKAAGFHAWRDRLRTALRSGLPSGPDPAAAHLLAWLSGTALLAGHDPALVPPADTRSVRPLLGGILL; this is encoded by the coding sequence GTGCGCAGGACGGCCGAGGACACCGCAGCCACCCGGGCCGCGCTCGTCGACGCCGCGCTCTTCGCCTTCGCCCGCGAGGGCGTCGAACGCGCGACCCTGGGCGGGATCGCCGAGGCCGCAGGGGTGACGCGCGGGGCGGTCTACCACCACTTCGCCGACAAGGACGCGCTGCTCGCCGCCGTGCTCGGTGAGACGTGGGAGGTCGTCGCCGCGCCGGTGTGGGCCGCACTCGATGCGCCCGGCCTCCCGCTGGGCGACCGGCTGGAGGCGTTCGCGCTCGCCTGGCTCACGGCGTTGCACTCCGATCGCCGGTTCGCCGCCCTGATGGCGGTGAGCCTGCGGGCGGCCGCCCCGTCCACCGGGGAGAAGGCCGCGGGGTTCCACGCGTGGCGCGACCGGCTCCGCACCGCGTTGCGTTCCGGCCTCCCCAGCGGCCCGGACCCGGCCGCGGCGCACCTGCTCGCCTGGCTGAGCGGCACCGCGCTGCTCGCGGGCCACGACCCCGCGCTCGTTCCCCCGGCCGACACCCGCAGCGTGCGGCCACTGCTCGGAGGGATCCTCCTGTGA
- a CDS encoding NAD(P)-dependent oxidoreductase: protein MAGSMSGSVGFAGLGNLGLPLATTLVRAGWDLAVLDTVPERAEPLVELGAKAVPDAGALAERDVLVLAVPDDAAVEQVLDAYLTVDRPGRAVVVHSTVLPQTAKRLAEVAAAQGVDLVDAPVSGGAERAASGTLTVMAGGEPSVLERLRPLLDAIGDPVLHVGPVGAGAAAKLANQLTMFANLAGVYEAIDFAAAHGVATEALLTALETSLGDSWIARNLDFWGRTAAAYDRSGTPVHDRPWSKDLAEVVQAARAADVPVPLAGWLAQTLAARVEERAASGP, encoded by the coding sequence ATGGCCGGGTCGATGTCGGGGTCGGTCGGCTTCGCAGGCCTCGGGAACCTCGGGCTCCCGCTGGCCACCACACTCGTGCGGGCGGGATGGGATCTCGCGGTCCTCGACACCGTGCCCGAGCGCGCCGAACCACTCGTCGAGCTCGGCGCGAAGGCGGTACCGGACGCGGGCGCGCTCGCCGAGCGGGACGTGCTGGTGCTCGCCGTGCCCGACGACGCCGCCGTCGAGCAGGTCCTCGACGCCTACCTCACCGTCGACCGGCCGGGGCGGGCGGTCGTCGTGCACAGCACCGTGCTGCCGCAGACCGCGAAGCGCCTGGCCGAGGTCGCCGCGGCCCAGGGGGTCGACCTGGTCGACGCCCCGGTCAGCGGGGGAGCGGAGCGGGCGGCCTCGGGCACGCTCACCGTGATGGCAGGCGGCGAGCCATCGGTCCTCGAACGGCTGCGGCCGCTGCTCGACGCCATCGGCGACCCGGTGCTGCACGTCGGCCCCGTCGGCGCGGGCGCGGCGGCCAAGCTCGCCAACCAGCTCACGATGTTCGCCAACCTCGCGGGCGTCTACGAGGCGATCGACTTCGCCGCGGCCCACGGCGTGGCCACCGAGGCCCTGCTCACGGCGCTGGAGACGAGCCTCGGCGACTCCTGGATCGCCCGGAACCTCGACTTCTGGGGCCGCACCGCCGCCGCCTACGACCGCAGCGGCACGCCGGTCCACGACCGGCCCTGGAGCAAGGACCTCGCGGAGGTGGTGCAGGCCGCCCGGGCCGCCGACGTGCCCGTGCCGCTCGCGGGCTGGCTCGCCCAGACGCTCGCCGCGCGCGTCGAGGAACGCGCGGCGTCGGGCCCATGA
- a CDS encoding amidohydrolase family protein: MIDTHHHFWRTDLQEQPWRSPAHTELAVDFGPADLAPLLDASGVEATVLVESVDTPEENDRLAAYAAAFPQVAGVVGWLPLADAAAARAELARADRTRWCGVRCLVAREPLDWLDPDLMASLAAADLAWDVVPVTDAQVESVVALARRVPELRIVADHLARPPLETGDLGGWVERLAALATCPNVALKLSIGVDLLSSWERWDPAAIAPAVAHAVEAFGPDRLMLASNWPVVTLRADYATALRDLEAAVVAAGVDEAGLAEVRAGTARRWYRLPRT; the protein is encoded by the coding sequence GTGATCGACACGCATCACCACTTCTGGCGGACCGACCTCCAGGAACAGCCCTGGCGCAGCCCCGCGCACACCGAGCTCGCCGTCGACTTCGGGCCCGCCGACCTCGCACCGCTGCTGGACGCGTCCGGTGTCGAGGCCACCGTGCTCGTCGAGTCGGTCGACACCCCGGAGGAGAACGACCGGCTCGCCGCCTATGCGGCCGCGTTCCCGCAGGTGGCGGGCGTCGTCGGGTGGCTGCCGCTCGCCGATGCGGCCGCGGCCCGCGCCGAGCTGGCCCGCGCCGACCGGACCCGCTGGTGCGGCGTGCGCTGCCTCGTCGCCCGCGAGCCCCTCGACTGGCTCGACCCCGACCTCATGGCCTCGCTCGCCGCCGCCGACCTCGCCTGGGACGTCGTCCCCGTCACCGACGCGCAGGTCGAGAGCGTGGTCGCACTCGCGCGGCGGGTGCCGGAGCTGCGCATCGTCGCCGACCACCTGGCCCGCCCGCCCCTGGAGACCGGTGATCTCGGCGGCTGGGTGGAACGGCTCGCCGCCCTGGCCACCTGCCCCAACGTGGCGCTGAAGCTCTCGATCGGGGTCGACCTGCTCAGCTCCTGGGAGCGGTGGGATCCCGCCGCGATCGCCCCCGCCGTGGCCCACGCCGTGGAGGCGTTCGGGCCGGACCGCCTGATGCTCGCCAGCAACTGGCCCGTCGTGACGCTGCGGGCCGACTACGCCACGGCACTGCGCGACCTCGAGGCCGCGGTGGTCGCGGCGGGCGTCGACGAGGCGGGGCTGGCCGAGGTGCGCGCCGGTACCGCGAGGCGCTGGTACCGCCTGCCGCGCACCTAG
- a CDS encoding enoyl-CoA hydratase, with the protein MANHDGALAGMTVLDLTQVMAGPFCTMILADLGADVVKVENPESGDQTRSSFAHPGAFRALNRNKRSITLDLKSDEGRATFHEMVRSADVVVENWRPGVAAKLGVDYETLRPLNPGLIYGSVSGFGQTGPYADRPGYDLIAQAMAGIMSVTGEPGDRPVKSGIPVADLGAGLFTAVGILAAWASRQRTGQGQYVETSLFEAALALSVWESTEFWATGKAPQALGSAHRMSAPYQALATRDGFITVGANNERLWQRLCRALDAVELADDPRFAHNDDRMANRGELVTELERRLAGDDTAAWVDRLLAAGVPAGPIQDYQQVLEEDPHVKARGMVATVEHPVEGPVPVLSSPLHLSRTPATVRMPPPLLGQHNDEVLAARSQPEGEVRSRRDGPVLHVELANPARRNALTWKMYDELHELCLAARTDPDLRVVVLRGAGEAFAAGTDISQFTEFSGAADGLDYERRVGAVIEALLAVPVPVLGVVDGPAVGGGLALAACCDVLVATDRAVFGAPIARTLGNCLAPAAVARLQRRLGVSRTMGMLLTARTIDAREAAAAGFVHAVVPPDELDSAAADFTERLASGAPRTLAGLKEIDRRLAAADGSGDVDADDVLADCYGSADFREGVAAFVARRAPRWSGS; encoded by the coding sequence ATGGCGAACCACGACGGCGCACTGGCCGGCATGACCGTCCTCGACCTCACCCAGGTGATGGCAGGCCCCTTCTGCACGATGATCCTCGCGGACCTCGGGGCCGACGTCGTCAAGGTGGAGAACCCGGAGTCCGGCGACCAGACGCGCTCGTCGTTCGCACATCCGGGCGCGTTCCGAGCGCTCAACCGGAACAAGCGCAGCATCACCCTCGACCTGAAGTCCGACGAGGGGCGCGCGACCTTCCACGAGATGGTGCGCTCGGCCGACGTCGTGGTGGAGAACTGGCGGCCCGGCGTGGCGGCGAAGCTCGGCGTCGACTACGAGACGCTCCGGCCGCTCAACCCGGGGCTGATCTACGGGAGCGTGTCCGGGTTCGGCCAGACCGGGCCGTACGCCGACCGCCCCGGCTACGACCTGATCGCGCAGGCGATGGCCGGGATCATGAGCGTCACCGGGGAGCCGGGGGACCGGCCGGTGAAGTCGGGCATCCCGGTGGCCGACCTGGGGGCGGGCCTGTTCACCGCCGTCGGGATCCTCGCCGCGTGGGCGTCCCGGCAGCGCACCGGGCAGGGCCAGTACGTCGAGACGTCGCTGTTCGAGGCGGCGCTCGCGCTGTCGGTGTGGGAGTCGACGGAGTTCTGGGCCACCGGGAAGGCCCCGCAGGCGCTCGGCTCCGCCCACCGGATGTCCGCGCCGTACCAGGCGCTCGCCACGCGCGACGGCTTCATCACCGTCGGGGCCAACAACGAGCGCCTGTGGCAGCGGCTGTGCCGCGCCCTCGACGCGGTGGAGCTGGCCGACGACCCGCGGTTCGCCCACAACGACGACCGGATGGCCAACCGCGGCGAGCTGGTGACCGAGCTGGAACGGCGGCTGGCGGGCGACGACACGGCCGCATGGGTGGACCGGCTGCTCGCCGCGGGCGTGCCGGCCGGGCCGATCCAGGACTACCAGCAGGTCCTCGAGGAGGACCCGCACGTGAAGGCGCGCGGGATGGTCGCCACGGTCGAGCACCCGGTCGAGGGACCGGTCCCGGTGCTGTCCTCGCCGCTGCACTTGTCCCGCACGCCTGCCACCGTCCGCATGCCCCCGCCGCTGCTCGGCCAGCACAACGACGAGGTGCTCGCCGCGCGCAGCCAGCCGGAAGGGGAGGTGCGCAGTCGGCGCGACGGCCCGGTCCTGCACGTCGAGCTGGCGAACCCGGCGCGTCGTAACGCCCTGACCTGGAAGATGTACGACGAGCTGCACGAGCTCTGCCTCGCGGCGCGCACCGACCCCGACCTGCGGGTCGTGGTGCTGCGCGGGGCGGGGGAGGCGTTCGCGGCCGGCACGGACATCTCCCAGTTCACCGAGTTCTCCGGAGCCGCCGACGGTCTCGACTACGAGCGCCGGGTCGGCGCCGTGATCGAGGCCCTGCTCGCGGTGCCGGTGCCCGTGCTGGGCGTGGTGGACGGGCCCGCCGTGGGCGGCGGGCTGGCGCTCGCCGCGTGCTGCGACGTGCTCGTGGCCACCGACCGGGCCGTGTTCGGCGCGCCGATCGCGCGGACGCTGGGCAACTGCCTCGCACCGGCCGCGGTGGCGCGGCTGCAGCGGCGCCTCGGCGTCTCCCGGACCATGGGCATGCTGCTCACCGCCCGCACGATCGACGCCCGGGAGGCCGCGGCCGCCGGGTTCGTGCACGCGGTCGTCCCACCCGACGAGCTGGACTCCGCCGCGGCGGACTTCACCGAGCGGCTCGCCTCCGGCGCGCCCCGCACCCTCGCCGGGCTCAAGGAGATCGACCGGCGGCTCGCCGCCGCCGACGGCTCGGGCGACGTGGACGCCGACGACGTCCTCGCCGACTGCTACGGCAGCGCCGACTTCCGGGAGGGCGTCGCCGCGTTCGTCGCCCGCCGAGCACCTCGCTGGAGCGGATCGTGA
- a CDS encoding MFS transporter, whose amino-acid sequence MTSRGPTHPRAAVGVVTLALVVDMFLYGSLVPLLPVLPAVAGSSGAAGLLFAAYAVAMLVATPVVGRWVDRSGPRAPLLAGLVALAAATALFAAVVDVPGAAGLTVLSLARAAQGVAAAASWSAGLALIASTHPPERRGTVMGLALSAIGVGVLLGPAVSGFLADAFGPRAPFVLVAVLAAADAVARMIWIRPTAAAPASVPLRVVARGPRAGLLIGLTALGAAAIAFAEPVLPLHLSALGLGSTGIGLVFGAAALLGGLAAPLAGIVTDRLGAPRVAALGTLVAAAGFVLCGMPAAAASIAGVLVVGIGAQLVLAPTLVLIGALAEHIQPPAYGAAYALYNLAYTAGLAVAPLAAGTAAALAGVAATTIAAAAVAALTGLWLLLPSRTSAPPTHPVNG is encoded by the coding sequence GTGACATCCCGTGGACCGACCCACCCGCGAGCCGCGGTCGGCGTCGTCACGCTCGCGCTCGTCGTCGACATGTTCCTGTACGGCAGCCTCGTCCCACTGCTGCCCGTGCTCCCCGCGGTCGCCGGCTCGTCGGGTGCCGCCGGGCTGCTCTTCGCCGCGTACGCGGTGGCGATGCTCGTCGCGACGCCGGTGGTGGGCCGCTGGGTCGACCGGAGCGGTCCGCGGGCGCCCCTGCTCGCCGGTCTGGTCGCGCTCGCCGCGGCGACGGCGCTGTTCGCGGCGGTGGTCGACGTCCCGGGTGCCGCCGGGCTCACGGTGCTCTCGCTCGCCAGGGCGGCGCAGGGCGTCGCAGCGGCCGCGAGCTGGTCGGCGGGGCTGGCGCTGATCGCGAGCACCCACCCACCCGAGCGGCGCGGCACCGTCATGGGGCTCGCGCTGTCGGCGATCGGGGTCGGGGTGCTGCTCGGTCCGGCCGTCTCCGGGTTCCTCGCTGACGCGTTCGGCCCGCGTGCCCCGTTCGTGCTGGTCGCGGTACTGGCCGCCGCCGACGCGGTGGCTCGGATGATCTGGATCCGGCCCACCGCGGCCGCCCCGGCGTCGGTCCCCCTGCGGGTGGTCGCGCGGGGGCCGCGGGCCGGGCTGCTGATCGGGCTCACCGCCCTGGGCGCGGCCGCGATCGCGTTCGCCGAGCCCGTGCTGCCGCTGCACCTGTCCGCGCTCGGGCTGGGCTCCACCGGCATCGGGCTGGTCTTCGGCGCGGCCGCGCTGCTCGGCGGGCTGGCGGCGCCGCTCGCCGGGATCGTGACCGACCGGCTCGGCGCGCCCCGCGTGGCGGCGCTCGGCACGCTGGTCGCGGCCGCCGGGTTCGTGCTGTGCGGCATGCCGGCGGCCGCCGCGTCGATCGCGGGGGTGCTCGTGGTCGGGATCGGCGCGCAGCTGGTGCTCGCGCCCACGCTCGTGCTGATCGGCGCGCTCGCCGAGCACATCCAGCCGCCCGCCTACGGCGCGGCGTACGCGCTCTACAACCTCGCCTACACCGCCGGGCTCGCCGTGGCGCCGCTGGCGGCCGGCACCGCGGCCGCGCTGGCCGGCGTGGCAGCGACGACGATCGCGGCGGCGGCCGTCGCCGCCCTCACCGGCCTCTGGCTGCTCCTCCCCTCACGCACCTCTGCTCCGCCGACGCACCCCGTCAACGGGTAG
- a CDS encoding carbohydrate ABC transporter permease, whose translation MIFGRRRSRNPLVLALARHALLVAILVVILYPLLWMVGASFRPSNEAFGTLSVLPGNLTTENYVEGWSFGNLNFSRFFLNSVVITLLAVVGNVVACSMAAYAFARLTFPFKKTMFALMLGTMLLPYHVTLVPQYVLFNELAWINTILPLVVPKFLATDAFFIFLMVQFIRTLPHELDDAARMDGCGHIGIFRRIVLPLSIPALGTTALFTFISTWNDFLGPLLYLVRPETWTVAQGLNGFLDATGESAYGPLFAMATLSLAPIVGFFLVAQRLLIEGIATSGLK comes from the coding sequence ATGATCTTCGGACGCAGGCGGTCGCGCAACCCGCTCGTGCTCGCGCTGGCCCGGCACGCGCTGCTGGTGGCGATCCTGGTCGTGATCCTCTACCCGCTGCTGTGGATGGTGGGCGCGTCGTTCCGGCCGAGCAACGAGGCGTTCGGGACCCTGTCGGTCCTGCCGGGCAACCTCACCACCGAGAACTACGTCGAGGGCTGGAGCTTCGGCAACCTCAACTTCTCGCGGTTCTTCCTGAACTCGGTGGTGATCACGCTGCTCGCGGTGGTGGGCAACGTGGTGGCCTGCTCGATGGCCGCGTACGCGTTCGCGCGGCTCACGTTCCCGTTCAAGAAGACGATGTTCGCGCTGATGCTCGGCACGATGCTGCTGCCGTACCACGTCACGCTGGTGCCGCAGTACGTGCTGTTCAACGAGCTGGCCTGGATCAACACGATCCTGCCGCTCGTGGTGCCGAAGTTCCTGGCCACCGACGCGTTCTTCATCTTCCTGATGGTCCAGTTCATCCGCACCCTGCCCCACGAGCTGGACGACGCCGCGCGCATGGACGGGTGCGGGCACATCGGGATCTTCCGGCGGATCGTGCTGCCGCTGTCGATCCCGGCGCTCGGCACAACGGCGCTCTTCACGTTCATCTCCACCTGGAACGACTTCCTCGGGCCGCTCCTCTACCTCGTCCGTCCCGAGACGTGGACGGTGGCGCAGGGGCTCAACGGCTTCCTGGACGCCACCGGCGAGTCGGCGTACGGGCCGCTCTTCGCCATGGCGACGCTCTCGCTCGCCCCGATCGTCGGGTTCTTCCTGGTCGCCCAGCGGCTGCTCATCGAGGGCATCGCGACCAGCGGGCTGAAGTAG
- a CDS encoding GntR family transcriptional regulator produces MTSVDAVTGERIDPPSLVALAAESIRKMILSGAYAPGERLIEERLTEQLGISRPPLREALRLLQNDGLIVTRPRYGSTVATLTDQDVFEILTLRTGLERMAVELGVPVQDRSRLTACHAALERMERNARDSDRGSLVENAYAFHASIVALAGHRRLSEMYRSVQQQMLLCMSRNLGARERHYENLVEHVGRHRYLLDLIEAGDPQAVLAELAVHGERSFAERRDPETGR; encoded by the coding sequence ATGACCAGCGTCGATGCAGTCACCGGCGAGCGGATCGACCCGCCGAGCCTGGTGGCGCTGGCCGCCGAGTCGATCCGGAAGATGATCCTCTCCGGCGCGTACGCGCCGGGCGAGCGGCTGATCGAGGAACGGCTCACCGAGCAGCTGGGGATCAGCCGCCCCCCGCTGCGCGAGGCCCTGCGCCTCCTGCAGAACGACGGGCTGATCGTCACGCGGCCGCGCTACGGCTCCACCGTCGCCACCCTCACCGACCAGGACGTCTTCGAGATCCTCACCCTGCGCACCGGCCTGGAACGCATGGCGGTGGAGCTCGGCGTGCCGGTGCAGGACCGCAGCCGGCTCACCGCCTGCCACGCCGCGCTCGAACGGATGGAGCGCAACGCCCGCGACTCCGACCGCGGCTCACTGGTCGAGAACGCCTACGCCTTCCACGCCTCGATCGTGGCGCTCGCGGGCCACCGGAGGTTGTCGGAGATGTACCGGTCGGTGCAGCAGCAGATGCTGCTGTGCATGTCCCGCAACCTCGGCGCCCGCGAGCGCCACTACGAGAACCTCGTCGAGCACGTGGGGCGCCACCGGTACCTGCTGGACCTCATCGAGGCCGGCGACCCCCAGGCCGTGCTCGCCGAGCTGGCCGTCCACGGCGAGCGCAGCTTCGCCGAGCGGCGCGACCCGGAGACGGGCCGGTAG
- a CDS encoding RraA family protein, protein MTIAHDRTAPATADPENLGSLYRHLRVADVADALDGMGYFDLTLMSPEIRPLWEGMRFWGPAATIRCVPANKPMWKLETTEEIVGAHGIWFGRYGHKRLSDDLEPGHVVVTDSGGGREVGFWGSENSMGAVVKGANGIVTDGYCRDTDEVIRQRTPICTRRRGRTIIPGRIEVVEVQTTIACGGVQVRPGDIVGADGDGCIVVPVEVAHEVATHARAVLLADMNARRKHYAALGLPADSTVDVEAVEAYYAGL, encoded by the coding sequence ATGACGATCGCGCACGACCGGACCGCCCCGGCGACGGCAGACCCGGAGAACCTCGGCTCGCTCTACCGGCACCTGCGGGTGGCCGACGTCGCCGACGCCCTGGACGGCATGGGCTACTTCGACCTCACGCTCATGTCTCCGGAGATCCGGCCGCTGTGGGAGGGCATGCGGTTCTGGGGCCCCGCGGCGACGATCCGCTGCGTCCCGGCGAACAAGCCGATGTGGAAGCTAGAGACCACCGAGGAGATCGTCGGCGCCCACGGCATCTGGTTCGGCCGGTACGGCCACAAGCGGCTGTCCGACGACCTCGAGCCCGGCCACGTGGTCGTCACCGACTCCGGCGGCGGCCGCGAGGTGGGGTTCTGGGGTTCGGAGAACTCGATGGGCGCGGTCGTCAAGGGCGCCAACGGGATCGTCACCGACGGGTACTGCCGCGACACCGACGAGGTGATCCGCCAGCGCACGCCGATCTGCACCCGCCGCCGCGGGCGCACGATCATCCCGGGCCGCATCGAGGTGGTGGAGGTCCAGACGACGATCGCCTGCGGTGGCGTGCAGGTGCGGCCCGGCGACATCGTCGGCGCCGACGGCGACGGCTGCATCGTCGTGCCCGTCGAGGTCGCCCACGAGGTGGCCACGCACGCACGCGCGGTCCTGCTCGCAGACATGAACGCGCGGCGCAAGCACTACGCCGCCCTCGGCCTCCCCGCCGACAGCACCGTCGACGTCGAGGCCGTCGAGGCCTACTACGCCGGCCTCTGA
- a CDS encoding ABC transporter substrate-binding protein, with protein sequence MFTRSLAACALALGLLATGCAGGTSIGANPNEGATGTGEVAGNLRMSWWGSGPRNEVTNAVIDLFKAAHPGTTVEGESADFQAYFERLNVQASSGNMPCVTQMQGRQLNDYTTKNVLLDLQPMIDSGAIDVSDVPAEVLDTGRGLDGKLYMIPYGAAYDAMTVNRTLAEKAGVGLPPEGYDWDAFADWVTRAQPGLPEGVPAVNLGGSLPNNFISYAAGRGESLFADRQLGFSEDLLVEFWDMWERLRAAGVTTTAEATAEEPNQTEQRYVAQGRVLVDNLPGNALTPAQKTLDGTQPGQQLVTLPQPKGPAGPGNVLFTSGFSIPTNCDNIPTAAAFVDFWMNDDAGAKAFLSANGAVTNSRHLQQQLDDPNLPALKRAELDLYQRIVAQNPVSVVYPPGYHASFEGAFVRAYESVVFGGTSTRDAARAFITEVNAALATT encoded by the coding sequence ATGTTCACACGCTCGCTCGCGGCCTGCGCGCTCGCGCTCGGCCTGCTGGCCACCGGTTGCGCAGGCGGCACGTCGATCGGGGCCAACCCGAACGAGGGCGCCACCGGCACCGGCGAGGTCGCCGGCAACCTCCGGATGTCCTGGTGGGGCTCGGGGCCGCGCAACGAGGTGACCAACGCGGTCATCGACCTGTTCAAGGCGGCGCACCCGGGCACGACGGTGGAAGGGGAGTCGGCCGACTTCCAGGCGTACTTCGAGCGGCTCAACGTGCAGGCCTCGAGCGGGAACATGCCCTGCGTCACGCAGATGCAGGGCCGCCAGCTCAACGACTACACCACGAAGAACGTGCTGCTCGACCTGCAGCCGATGATCGACTCCGGCGCGATCGACGTGTCGGACGTCCCGGCCGAGGTGCTCGACACCGGCCGCGGCCTCGACGGGAAGCTCTACATGATCCCGTACGGAGCGGCGTACGACGCGATGACGGTCAACCGGACCCTCGCCGAGAAGGCCGGCGTCGGTCTGCCGCCGGAGGGCTACGACTGGGACGCCTTCGCCGACTGGGTGACGCGAGCCCAGCCGGGCCTGCCGGAGGGCGTCCCGGCCGTCAACCTCGGCGGGTCGCTGCCGAACAACTTCATCTCCTACGCGGCCGGGCGTGGCGAGTCCTTGTTCGCCGACCGGCAGCTCGGCTTCTCGGAGGACCTGCTGGTCGAGTTCTGGGACATGTGGGAGCGGCTGCGCGCAGCCGGCGTCACCACCACGGCCGAGGCCACCGCCGAGGAGCCGAACCAGACCGAGCAGCGCTACGTCGCCCAGGGCCGGGTGCTCGTCGACAACCTGCCGGGCAACGCGCTCACGCCCGCGCAGAAGACCCTCGACGGCACGCAGCCCGGCCAGCAGCTGGTGACGCTGCCGCAGCCGAAGGGGCCGGCCGGCCCCGGGAACGTGCTCTTCACCTCGGGCTTCTCGATCCCGACCAACTGCGACAACATCCCGACGGCTGCCGCATTCGTCGACTTCTGGATGAACGACGACGCCGGCGCGAAGGCGTTCCTCTCGGCCAACGGAGCCGTCACCAACAGCCGGCACCTGCAGCAGCAGCTCGACGACCCGAACCTCCCCGCGCTGAAGCGAGCCGAGCTCGACCTGTACCAGCGGATCGTGGCGCAGAACCCGGTCAGCGTCGTCTACCCGCCGGGCTACCACGCGAGCTTCGAGGGGGCGTTCGTGCGGGCATACGAGAGTGTGGTGTTCGGCGGAACCTCGACGCGCGATGCTGCGCGTGCCTTCATCACCGAGGTCAACGCGGCACTGGCCACCACCTGA
- a CDS encoding VOC family protein, whose product MLKKLMFVTIYVSDQDRALAFYTEKLGLEKVADNPGPDGRFLTVAASDRSVQIVLWPGDPGQGPVGVAPGPVFIESDDLRKEFDVLRSRGVRFVEPEPLDYAFGVRATALDPDGNRIELRQPKRG is encoded by the coding sequence ATGTTGAAGAAGCTGATGTTCGTGACGATCTACGTGAGCGACCAGGACCGGGCGCTGGCGTTCTACACCGAGAAGCTCGGACTGGAGAAGGTCGCCGACAACCCGGGACCCGACGGGCGGTTCCTGACGGTCGCGGCGAGCGACAGGTCGGTGCAGATCGTGTTGTGGCCGGGCGACCCCGGGCAGGGGCCGGTCGGTGTGGCGCCGGGTCCGGTCTTCATCGAGTCGGACGACCTGCGCAAGGAGTTCGACGTCCTCCGGTCCCGCGGCGTCCGGTTCGTGGAACCGGAGCCCCTCGACTACGCGTTCGGCGTCCGCGCCACGGCGCTGGACCCCGACGGCAACCGGATCGAGCTCCGCCAGCCGAAGCGGGGCTGA